In Melospiza melodia melodia isolate bMelMel2 chromosome 30, bMelMel2.pri, whole genome shotgun sequence, a single window of DNA contains:
- the LOC134430993 gene encoding myosin light chain kinase, smooth muscle-like yields the protein MSLEEGAEEPFEHRDVVINSQDKVSDVYTQLEKLGEGKFGTVYRLQEKATGRIRAGKYFRARTAKERQAARAEVELMNLLHHPRLVQCLEAFQEPTQLVMVMEYVAGGELFERIVDDDFEHTEPSSAQYMQQILEGLQFMHGQAIVHLDLKPENIVCVSPGSHRVKIIDFGLARRLAPDTPVKVLHGTPEFMAPEVVAFEPVSFSTDMWSVGVICYILLSGESPFQGDTDMETLSNVTAARWDFEEESFSEISQQAKDLISQLLQKEPSRRLPSAGALLHPWLQQPQPSSPKVLSKERIRQFLARRKWQKTGKALLALKRLTLLSQSLEGKATEAQDEEGLEEDQPSRALPQPGANPSELLPDQEEEDGESTAASGQ from the exons ATGTCCCTGGAAGAAG GAGCTGAGGAGCCCTTTGAACACCGTGACGTGGTCATCAACAGCCAGGACAAGGTTTCAGATGTGTACACGCAGCTGGAGAAGCTCGGGGA GGGGAAGTTTGGGACGGTGTACAGGCTGCAGGAGAAGGCCACGGGCAGGATCCGGGCCGGGAAATATTTCCGAGCGCGCACGGCCAAGGAGAGGCAGGCGGCGCGCGCCGAGGTGGAGCTGATGAACCTCCTGCACCACCCACGCCTCGTGCAGTGCCTGGAGGCCTTCCAGGAGCCCACCCAGCTGGTGATGGTCATGGAGTA CGTGGCAGGCGGGGAGCTCTTTGAGCGCATTGTGGACGACGACTTCGAGCACAcggagcccagcagtgcccagtacATGCAGCAGATCCTGGAGGGGCTGCAGTTCATGCACGGCCAGGCCATCGTGCACCTGGACCTGAAACCCGAGAACATCGTCTGTGTCAGCCCCGGCAGCCACCGCGTCAAGATCATCGACTTCGGGCTGGCACGGAGGCTGG ctCCAGACACCCCTGTGAAGGTTCTCCACGGCACCCCCGAGTTCATGGCTCCCGAAGTGGTCGCCTTCGAGCCCGTGAGCTTCTCCACGGACATGTGGAGCGTTGGTGTCATCTGCTACATCCT gctgagtgGGGAGTCACCCTTCCAGGGGGACACGGACATGGAGACCCTGAGCAATGTCACAGCTGCCCGGTGGGACTTTGAGGAGGAGAGCTTCTCTGAGATCTCCCAGCAAGCCAAGGACTTAATCAGCCAACTGCTGCAGAAGGAGCCCAG cCGGCGGCTCCCCAGTGCAGGGGCTCTgctgcacccctggctgcagcagccccagcccagcagccccaaggTGCTGTCCAAGGAGAGGATCAGGCAGTTCCTGGCACGGAGGAAGTGGCAG AAAACAGGGAAAGCCCTGCTGGCCCTCAAGAGGCTGACCCTGCTGTCCCAGAGCCTGGAGGGGAAGGCAACAGAGGCTCAGGATGAGGAAG GCCTAGAGGAGGACCAGCCCTCCAGAGCTCTGCCCCAACCAGGTGCCAAcccctcagagctgctgccagaccaggaggaggaggatggtgagAGCACTGCAGCCTCGGGGCAGTGA